The region ATTACTTAGAAATCAAAACACTAAAAATTAAAGAAGTAACTTATATTGAGATTATGCATAATGATTTGTTTTATATAAAATCAAATAAATTGCATATGATCAAAAATTATAATGATTGCAAAGATGATGAGCTTGAAAGACAAAGTGTTTGTTTGCCTTATGAAAATGTTTTTTCTTTACTAAAAATTAAAGATGCTCTTTTTCTTACCCTGGGTAAAGACGGACAGCATTTTTTAGGAAGTTTGCAAAATGATGGGTTTAAAATCCTCACATCTGTAAATACTCCTTATCTTGAAGAGTATTTAGAACTTTCAAAAACTAAGGCTCTAGCTCTTTTTAATGATGTAGATAATACAAATTCGGCAATTTATAGCATTGATTTGAAGGGAGAGGTAAGCAAACTAAACCACCAAGCACATACGAAGATATATTCTATAGCAAGGGTAAAAAATACTATCTATGCCAATGTAAAGGCAAAAAAAGGAAGTGAAGTTTATGTTATAGCTAAGCTTGATTATCTTTCGAGGTTAAAACCCGAAAATATCTTTTTTAGTAAGGGTGTATTTTATAAGCTTGTTTCGAAAAAAGATAGAGTCTTAATGACAGCAGATTCTTTTACGCAGCTTGTGGATAAAAATTCAAAATCTATTTTTGAGGATAGGGAAATTGGCAAAAGTGGAATGCAAATCAACTCTTCTTTAGTTATACAAACGAGGCTTGGTAGAAGCTACACCTTTTTAAGTTCATGGAGAAGAAGCAAAGAACACCCTTTGAGTTGTTTATATATCTTAAGAAATGAAACAAAAAGACTTTATAAAAAAACTGATGATATAACTTCTTTTGAAGAAGGTCTAAAATGGACCGGCTTTCATATTCATAAAACAGGTTTTGTAAAAGACTATGAGCAAAGTTTCGCATTTTGCAATAAATTTGGATACCCTTTAGTATTAACAATACACAATACCTTACTCAAGAAAAATCAAAATTTATCTAAGATACTGCCTTGTAAAGAAATTCCATATGCTGATGATAAGAGCGTGATTTTAGAAAATAAAATTCAAATTTCATCTAAAGACACGAAAAATGTATCAGTATCAAATCTTGCCGATCTTTCACCAAATAAAAGAACAAAATATTATATCACTATAGATGTAGAGCAGCATTTAAAAAATATTCCTTTTGCTATAACAGGAGAGGGGTTAAATCCTCAGTGTGGGGTGTATTTAATTATGGATATTTTAGAAAAATATTCTCTTAAGGGAGTATTTTTTATAAATATTTATGAGCATAAAAATTTTAATGATGTGATTGAAAAAATCATTAAGGATATAGATGATAGAGGTCATGAAGTTGCCTTGCATCATCATTCTAACCCTAGTTCTAAATGGACAAATAATATCATAGATTATGATTTAAAAGAGCAAATTGCTTCTTTAAGATATGGAAAAGAATTTATAGAACATATCACAAAAAAACCTTGCGTATCCTTTAGAGGTGGAGCTTATTTGATTAACGCTGATACGCTTAAAGCTTTACAAGAGCTAGGATTTAAATACGAAAGTTCCGCTTTTGCCCTTTCAAAACAAGATATGGTATATAAAAGCATAAATAAATTAGCTCGTTATGGTTCTTTAGTGGAGTTTCCTGTAACAACAAATTTTTTACCCAACTATCTTAGTAAGATAGATATAAACACTCAGGGCAATGCAAAGGATATGCTTGATATGATGATCACACACCGAAAACATGGCTTAACTCATATAGTAACCATGCTTCATTCCTTTTCTTTTATTAGGTGGCAAAAAGGAGGAGATGATACTTTAAAAAGTAAGCTTAGATTTACTGCAAATCGTTATGCTGTTGGAGTAAATAACAAGCTTATCAAAGAATTTGATGATTTTTGCCGGTTTATGTCTTTGCATGATGAGTTTGAAAATTCTACCTTTGAAGAACTTAAAGATGAAGATATTGTTTATGCTATTGAGCATGATAGGGATATTTTGCCAAAGGATAAATTTATTTTTAATACTCATGATTTTTGTCCAATTTGTAAAAAAGAAGTTCGTTTTGCCTCTTATCGTTCAAGAAAAAAAGCACTTTGTCCAAATTGTCGTTCATTAGAAAGAATGCGTTTAAAATACCTTTATTTAGAACGAATTTATAAAATTTACGAGCAAAATACAAAAAATATTCTTCATATAGGACCTGCTATGTGCGTTTATAATGAGCTTAAAAAGATATCTTGGCACAACTATCTCACAAGCGATCCTTTTTCTGATGCTATATATAAATATCCTTTAGAAAAAATGCCTTTTGAAAAAGGATTTTTTAATCTTATCATTTGCGTAGGTATTTTAATGCATGTTTTGGATGATGACAAGTGTCTTTTGGAGATGATAAGGCTCTTAAGTTCTGATGGAAAAATGATTTTGTGGCTTGGAGGACTTAGTGAGGAAAAGACTGAAGAAAGATATGATAGATCTGATTTTGATAAAATGATAGCCACTGATTTTTCATATCCTCAAGATCTTTCAAAGGGACAAACTATAGAGCTTCCTGATGGAAAGATAGGGTACAATCCAAGATTTAGCACAAGAACTTATGGAAAAGATGTTTTAACTAAGTTAGAGAAATTCGGTTTAGACTATGAACTTTTTTATGCAAAAGATCTTGTTGGTTTTCAAAGATATGGGATTAGAGAAGATGATTTACTTATCATTGCAAATAAAAGGGTGTAATGATGATAAAAAATGAAATGCAAAAATTGTTGTATGAAGAAATTTTAGATACTACCGAGACTAAACCTTATCAAAGTATAGATTTTAACAATGTAAATTTTTTACAAAATCCTTTTCATCATACATCATGGATTTTTATTTTGCATAAGATGGATTATTTAGTAGAACTTTTAGAACATTATCAAGAAAGTAAAGATGAAAGGGCTTTAGAGCTTATTCTTAAAATTCTTTACTCTTGGAATGAAAGTGTTATAGGGGGGGGGCATTTAAATAATCCTTGGGCTTTTCATGATCACGCTACAGCCTTAAGAACTTGCAATCTTATTAAACTTTATAAGTTTTTTATGCGGCAAAACTTCAAAAGAGAAAGTGATTTTTTAAGATCTTTACTTCAAATCCACTTAGTTAAATTGCTTGATGAAAAATTTTATTCTAAAATGACTAATCACGGACTTGATCAAAGCATAGCACTCTATCAATGTGCCTTTGAGCTTAAAGATCAAAAAGCAAAAGAAAAAGCCATTGCTAGGATAAATGATGAGCTTAGTTTTGCTTTTTGTGAAGATGGAGGTCATGTAGAAAATACCCCCTCTTACCTCCACTATGGTTTAATACAAGTTCAAAGATGCCTTTTGCTTGGTCAAACTTTGGAAGGAAAGGAATCAAAGATCGCTTTTCCTATGGAGATTTTTAAAAAAGCATGTTTGAATTTGGGTTTTTTTACTCAGCCAAATTTAAGATTACCCCTTATAGGAGATACGCAAGATTTTAGTCCAAGAGACTTTGTTTTAAATGATCTTAATATAAGAGATTCTTTAGAGTATCAAAATTATCTTTATCTAATCTCAAGTGGCATAAATGGTCAAAAGCCAGATAATTTAGAGCTTTTTTTGGAAAAAAGTGGTTATGTGATCTTGCGTTCAAGCGTAGAAAAAGATCATTTTTTAAATTCTTTGCATTTTGTTTTTAAATGCACTCATTTAAGTAATTATCACAGACACAATGATGACTTGAGTTTTACACTTTTTTATGATAATGAAGAGTGGTTTTTAGATAGTGGTTTGTTTGAGTATGCAGAAAATAATACCTTGAGAAAATATCTAAGAAGCCATAAAGCCCACAACTTAACTAGTCCAAATGGTGTTGTAGCACATACAAACCTACAAAGAAGCAAAAAAACAAGGATAGAAAAATTTATCAATAATGAAAAGTATTGTGAATTTGAAGGTTTTTCTTATATGTTTGATCACTTCGAAAATCATAGAAAAATCACTTATGATAAGAAAAATTTATCATTTAAGATCAATGATACTTGCAAGCCATTAGATCAAATCGCCACAAATAGTATGAAACTAAATTTTAAAAATAAAGAAAAATTTTATACTACAAGTTTTATTATACCTAGTAATAAGCAAATTCTTATCGATGAAAAAACAAATAAAATAAGCATTCAAGGTCAAAATAAAACTTGTATTTTAATCGCAAAAAATTTTAAAGGCTCTATAAGACTTGTAAAAGGATATGAAAAAGATGGAAAATTTCAAGGTTTCATATCAAGAAAGATAGGTGAAAAAGAGAAGGTGTATTATCTTGAGTTTAATCATTTGGATTTTAATTTAAATGTTGATTTTTTTATATTTTTTCTTGATAATAACGCAAAAGAAAACCAAGCTAAAATACAAGAAATTACTCAACTAGAACTTGAGATCTTAAAAGAAAAGTATAGTGCTTTGATTCATCAAACAAGAAATTGTCTTAAGCCAAATGCCTTAGCCTATATGTGGGGTAAAAGGTGGCTTGAAGCAAGTAAATCTTTTAAAAAGCTCCTTTTTGTTTATTTTGATATGTATAAGGATTTAAAAACTTTTAGGAAGCAAAAAGAGTTCAAACTTCAAAGTATTGATTTTATGATAGGGGGGGGGCATTAAATCATGAAAAGATCAAGCTTATCTATAGAAACGATGAACTTATGCTAGATTTTCCTATAAATTGGACACAAAATCCATACAAAGTTCCTTCTTTTGCTCATCACCTAAATTCTTTACGCTGGCTTGATCAACATAGCCTTAAGGAAATCAAAATGGTTCTTAAGGATTTTTATAATTTTCATATCGTGCAAAAAAGGCAAAATCGTTATTATACCAATATAAAAGGCGATCATGCTACTACAATCAGGCTTTATTTTTTAGAAAGATTTTTAAAATCTTTTTTAGAACTTAAAGATGAAGAGGGGATGCTTGTGGTTAAAAGTCTAATCATTCAAGATTTATTAAATTTGCAACGCCCATCGATGTATAGAAAAGGACATAATCATGGTATAATGAGCGATAGTGTTTTGATGTATTTTGCTTTAAAGAAAGACTTTAGAGCAAGTGTTGATATTGTTCCAATCATTAAGCGTTCTTTAAAAACTTTTTATCATATGTGGTATAAAAATGGCGAAACAACAGAGCATTCTCTTACTTATCAAGAGTTTAATTTAGGGGAAAGTATAAGATATATTAGGTATTTAAAGGAAATTTTTAAAACTTATCCTTTTTCTTTCGTTGAAAAATTAAGATTGTTACTAACTAAAAAAGATATAGATTTTCATATCTTAGTTTCGCAAACAAGAAAATTATGTGGTTTTATGCTAAGATCTGATGAAACTTATTTTCCTTTAGGGGACTCTACAAGAGAGCCTATAAAATCTATCCTTTATTCCCATATAAACAAAAATGCTTCTAGTATAACTCAAGCTTTAGAGCCTTTTTCAAAAGAGCATGGCCTTTATTTTACTCCTCGCTTTGTTGCTTTTAGGAATGAAACTTTACATTTTGCAAGCACTTGTCAGCATTTTTCAAACTCCCATAAGCAAAATGATGAATTTCATTTTTGTTTGGATATAAATCAAGAATGTATTTTTGATGATTGCGGTCATGCTGATTTTACAAATGCAGAAACCGCAGAACTTATGTCTTGCGAAAAGACACATTCTACTATCACTATATCAAATATCGAATATAGCCCTAAAAAATTTTCAAATTTTAATTCAAAAATAAATTCAGCAAACATAAATGATGAAGTGTTAGAAGTTATCATGCAACACCAAAGAATAAATCATGTCAAAATGCAAAGAATATTTTTACTCGATACAAAAAATATTTCTTTACATATACAAAACCATATAGAAATCTTTGATATGAATTTAATTCATGAAGATTTAGAATTTCGTTTTGTTTTATCTCCTAGTATTGTCTTTGAAATATTTAATGAAAATCTTGTAAGGCTCAGAAGTGAGCAACAAAACTATTATCTGAAATGCGTTGATGATTTATGCTATAGTGTTGATAGCCAAACAATACCTTATCTAGCAAGTTATCCAAACTTACAAACAACAAATATGCTTATTTTTAAGAAACATATTTCAAGCTCTAAGGAAAAGCTTGATTTTATATTTTATAAGGATATGAATGACGAAGTTATCTCATAGTATTTTTTATGATTTATCATCAGCTATTTCAAGCAATAACAAAGAAATTTTTATTAGCTATAAAAAGGTTTTGTTTCCTATGTTTGTGGATTTTAAAGGTAGTGATAAATGGGTAATTTTTTCTCCTGGATCAATGAGAAGAGAAACTATGATGCCTGTTTTTCAAAGGTGGCATTATGCTGATTGCTTAGAAGCCAATGTAATAAGTTTATTTGATCCTACTTTATTTCATTATCCAAAATTAACCATAGCTTGGTTTTTTGGAGATGAACAAAGACATTATGCAAATTTACTAGGGGAAATACTATCAACATTTTTTGCTTCCAAAGACATAAATACGAAAAATATCCTATTTTTTGGTACTTCAGCAGGCGGTATCCCAAGTGTTTTGTTGGCAAAGCATGTGAGAGGTTGTAAGGTATTTATAGGTAATGCTCAAACAAGTACTGATAAATACCATCCTCATCTTTCTACAGCTTTATATAAAACAGTTGCTATGAAAACTGATGAGGTATTTTTGAAATTCAAGAACAGATTATGTCTTTATGATATAGATGCAGATTTTACGCTTTATAATGCTCAAAATTTTTTTGATACTTTTCATTATAAGTGGCAATTTTTACCTTATTTTGATCATTTAGAAAAGAAGCAAACTCAAATGAAGTATTTTTTCTTTGTTTATTATGATGAAAAAACTGGTCATGGTCCTTTATCCAAGGAAGAAGAAATTTATCTCATACACTCAATTTTAAACGAGTGGGATCTAAAAGCTGTGATTAAAAGAAATATAAAATTACTACAGAGTAAGAAAAATTTTATATATACTTTTAATCCTTTACTAGGAGCAACAACTCGTCTTAAATCCCACCTTTCTTATAAACTAGGTCAAGCTATGATAGAAAACTCAAAAAGTATAAAAGGTTATATAAGAATGCCTTATGTCTTATCTTATATAAAAGATAAACATAAACAAGAACAAAGGGCTTATGAACAATCCATTAAAGAAAATCCAAGTTTAAAACTACCTCCTTTAGAAACTTATAGTGATTATAAAGAAGCTTTAAAAATAAAAGAACACCTATCTTATAAACTAGGCGAAGCTTGGATCAAAGCTTACAATAATGTCTGGGGGGGGGGGATTGTCAAATTCCTCTTTATCGATGTGCCTAGGATAAAAAGAGAATTTAGGGAAAAGAAGATAAATAAAAATATGAAAAATTATATCAGAAAGGATAAAAATGAGCGTTTTTAAAGAAGAGGATTTAAAAAATACCTCTTATGAGTGTTGTCTAGAGGGGGGGGGTATTATATTGACATACTGAAGTATCAGTATATTGATAGCGTGCAATTTTCTTTAAAAGGCGAATACCACTTACTTGGAGGAGAGATTTTAGTTGATGCTTTTCTTGAAAAAGAATGGATAAATGTATTTAAAACTCACATATCAGACTTAGAAATAAATATAAGATTTGATACCCAAGAAAAAGTTAAATATATAAGGATCAGCTTTTCTAAACCCTTAAAAATAGGTCTCAGTGATCTTAAGATCATCACAAGGGATTTTCGTGGTTTAATTGTGGCTTCAAGAAGTGATGGATTTGGTTGCAGGGTTTTAGCCATGATGAATGCTATGTATTTTCAAGAACATTCAAATCTTAAATTTGGTTTTGTTTGGGAGGATTCAGAATATGATGAAAAATCCATAAAAAATAGAGACGGCAATCAAATTTTTGGACTTCATACCTCAAGTGAGGCTTATGTTTTTGATCCTGATTTTATCCAACGCTATTCTTACACTGGGGTACTACCAGAACGATCCTATGTAAAGCAAGTTACTTTAAAGCAAATGCAAACTACATTAGAATACCCTTGGGGTTCTTACACTTCTCATTTAACTGCACAAATTGTAAATAGACGCTTAAAAAATACTCAATATCTTAAAAAATATAAAAATTATTGGGAAAATATAGGTTTTTCTCAAGATCTTAAAAAAGTTATGTTACAAGCCAATGAAGTGGCAAAAAGATTTGATAATGGCTTTATTACTATTAATATGAGAAGTGGGGATATAGTCTATGATGAAAGACCTCATTTAGCTTCCTTTAACAAGGCTTGTCCAAGCGAAATAATTATAGATCTTATAGACAAGGCTTTAAGAAATAAAGAAGAAGTAATTTTATTTTCTGATGATTTGACAGGGATTAGAAAGATTAGAGATCTTTATAAAAAATCTGTTCATATCGTTGATGATTTTATAGATCATAGACTTCAGGGTGTAGATAGAATAGTCTATGAGATAGTGTTAATGTCGCATGGGAAAGAAATTTATGCTGGAGAAAGTACTTTAGCAAGAATTGCTAGTTATATAGGACTTGGTAAAGAGGTAAGTTTTTATTATGATATTTTTAGTTTGCAAGAACAATATGATATTGTTCTAAAAAATCTTTTTAAGGCTGATCTGCACCCAAGACAAAAGGCATATTCTCCTTGGTTTTTATATATTACAGGGAGTAAGATAGATAAAGATCAGCAAGAATTATTTGATCATATAAGCCAATGTATCAAGTATGATGATAATCCCTCATATTATCCTTATGTTTTATTACATTATTTAAGATTTAATTTTATGGATAAAATTGATTCTTTGAGCGACAAGATAATACTTGACGATCATTTTTGCTCAGATATAGTTTATGGTCCTTTTTATGAAGAATTTTATAATCTAATATATAAATATAAAAATACTTCTATATTTTTATCAAAATGTCTTAAAGAATTAAATCAATATATCATATATAAATCTTCAAGAAGAAAAATGCCTTGGGAGATCTTAAAAGATGAACTTATAGACGAAGATTTTATAAGGTATTCAGCAAAAATCAGAATTAAAAATCAGCTATCTTATAAGCTAGGAGCGATTATGATTCATGATAGCAAGAGTATTCTAAGCATTTTTAAGCTACCTTTTGATTTAATAAAATGTGGTAAAGAACATAAAAATAAATCAAAAAATAAAACATTAGCTTCACTACCTCCTTTAGAAACTTATAGTGATTATAAAGAAGCTTTAAAAATAAAAGAACACTTATCTTATAAACTAGGAGAAGCTTGGATCAAAGCTTATAAAAATTGGTATAAGGGTGGCTTCATCAAATTCATCTTTATCGATGTGCCTAGGATAAAAAGAGAATTTCAAAAGGCTAAAAAATAAACTTAGATTTGCTTTTGTATTATCAAATGAGTTATATAAGGGGATAATTTTTAAGGCACTTGTTCCAAAGCCCTTATCTGCTTATAAATCCTCTCGCAGCATTTGCCATCTTTAAATTTAAAGGTATTTTTTATATTATTAGCATAAATCCCACTTGCCTTGCCCTCATTTTGAAGCAAGGCTTCAAGCTCTTTAAAAAGCTCATTTTCATTTACACAAACTGGTGAAAAGCCATCTTTTCTATAGTCAAAATAGCCTTTTTGCCAGTGCTTACCACTAAAAAACTCCTCCTCATCAAACTGATAATAAAGCGTGCTTTTGCCAAGATAAGCCATTTCAAAAGCCACACTTGAATAATCCGTGATCATAAATTTAGAGCTTATAAAAAGCTCTTGCAAACTTACATTTTCATCTGCTATTTGTATATATTTTGGTAAAAAAAAGCCCTTTAAATAAGCCTTGATCTGAGGGTGAGGGTTAAAAATAAGCTTAAAATCATACTTTTCAAGCAAGGATTTTAATTTTTCACTTTTTAAAAAGCCCTGCCAAGCCTTAAAATACTCACTTTCAAAAAAGCCCTCATTAAAACGCCTTTGCATAAGCTTTTTGCTATAATTTCCGCTTAAGTATTGTCTCCAAGTAGGCATTACAAGGATTTGCTTTAAAGGAGTTTTGTTATTTTGAAGCAAGGCATCATGTCTTGCAAGTCCTGTTAATTTTACTTCTTTAGCACTAAATTTATAATCCTTTGAATTTATGATAGACTTATACTCAGGCTTAGTTGAGGTGATGAAAAGATCTATTTTTCTTTGATTGAGCCAGTGAGATATGTTATT is a window of Campylobacter sp. MIT 99-7217 DNA encoding:
- a CDS encoding polysaccharide deacetylase family protein, which encodes MNNVDYLEIKTLKIKEVTYIEIMHNDLFYIKSNKLHMIKNYNDCKDDELERQSVCLPYENVFSLLKIKDALFLTLGKDGQHFLGSLQNDGFKILTSVNTPYLEEYLELSKTKALALFNDVDNTNSAIYSIDLKGEVSKLNHQAHTKIYSIARVKNTIYANVKAKKGSEVYVIAKLDYLSRLKPENIFFSKGVFYKLVSKKDRVLMTADSFTQLVDKNSKSIFEDREIGKSGMQINSSLVIQTRLGRSYTFLSSWRRSKEHPLSCLYILRNETKRLYKKTDDITSFEEGLKWTGFHIHKTGFVKDYEQSFAFCNKFGYPLVLTIHNTLLKKNQNLSKILPCKEIPYADDKSVILENKIQISSKDTKNVSVSNLADLSPNKRTKYYITIDVEQHLKNIPFAITGEGLNPQCGVYLIMDILEKYSLKGVFFINIYEHKNFNDVIEKIIKDIDDRGHEVALHHHSNPSSKWTNNIIDYDLKEQIASLRYGKEFIEHITKKPCVSFRGGAYLINADTLKALQELGFKYESSAFALSKQDMVYKSINKLARYGSLVEFPVTTNFLPNYLSKIDINTQGNAKDMLDMMITHRKHGLTHIVTMLHSFSFIRWQKGGDDTLKSKLRFTANRYAVGVNNKLIKEFDDFCRFMSLHDEFENSTFEELKDEDIVYAIEHDRDILPKDKFIFNTHDFCPICKKEVRFASYRSRKKALCPNCRSLERMRLKYLYLERIYKIYEQNTKNILHIGPAMCVYNELKKISWHNYLTSDPFSDAIYKYPLEKMPFEKGFFNLIICVGILMHVLDDDKCLLEMIRLLSSDGKMILWLGGLSEEKTEERYDRSDFDKMIATDFSYPQDLSKGQTIELPDGKIGYNPRFSTRTYGKDVLTKLEKFGLDYELFYAKDLVGFQRYGIREDDLLIIANKRV
- a CDS encoding heparinase II/III family protein yields the protein MIKNEMQKLLYEEILDTTETKPYQSIDFNNVNFLQNPFHHTSWIFILHKMDYLVELLEHYQESKDERALELILKILYSWNESVIGGGHLNNPWAFHDHATALRTCNLIKLYKFFMRQNFKRESDFLRSLLQIHLVKLLDEKFYSKMTNHGLDQSIALYQCAFELKDQKAKEKAIARINDELSFAFCEDGGHVENTPSYLHYGLIQVQRCLLLGQTLEGKESKIAFPMEIFKKACLNLGFFTQPNLRLPLIGDTQDFSPRDFVLNDLNIRDSLEYQNYLYLISSGINGQKPDNLELFLEKSGYVILRSSVEKDHFLNSLHFVFKCTHLSNYHRHNDDLSFTLFYDNEEWFLDSGLFEYAENNTLRKYLRSHKAHNLTSPNGVVAHTNLQRSKKTRIEKFINNEKYCEFEGFSYMFDHFENHRKITYDKKNLSFKINDTCKPLDQIATNSMKLNFKNKEKFYTTSFIIPSNKQILIDEKTNKISIQGQNKTCILIAKNFKGSIRLVKGYEKDGKFQGFISRKIGEKEKVYYLEFNHLDFNLNVDFFIFFLDNNAKENQAKIQEITQLELEILKEKYSALIHQTRNCLKPNALAYMWGKRWLEASKSFKKLLFVYFDMYKDLKTFRKQKEFKLQSIDFMIGGGH
- a CDS encoding heparinase II/III family protein, with amino-acid sequence MLDFPINWTQNPYKVPSFAHHLNSLRWLDQHSLKEIKMVLKDFYNFHIVQKRQNRYYTNIKGDHATTIRLYFLERFLKSFLELKDEEGMLVVKSLIIQDLLNLQRPSMYRKGHNHGIMSDSVLMYFALKKDFRASVDIVPIIKRSLKTFYHMWYKNGETTEHSLTYQEFNLGESIRYIRYLKEIFKTYPFSFVEKLRLLLTKKDIDFHILVSQTRKLCGFMLRSDETYFPLGDSTREPIKSILYSHINKNASSITQALEPFSKEHGLYFTPRFVAFRNETLHFASTCQHFSNSHKQNDEFHFCLDINQECIFDDCGHADFTNAETAELMSCEKTHSTITISNIEYSPKKFSNFNSKINSANINDEVLEVIMQHQRINHVKMQRIFLLDTKNISLHIQNHIEIFDMNLIHEDLEFRFVLSPSIVFEIFNENLVRLRSEQQNYYLKCVDDLCYSVDSQTIPYLASYPNLQTTNMLIFKKHISSSKEKLDFIFYKDMNDEVIS